A region of Lycium barbarum isolate Lr01 chromosome 3, ASM1917538v2, whole genome shotgun sequence DNA encodes the following proteins:
- the LOC132632723 gene encoding classical arabinogalactan protein 4-like, which produces MGSNIPLFLYIPLFLIVITTAAPAAPPAAAIAPVAPAAAAPAAPPAAAAAAPAAAAPAAAAPPAAATAPAPAPAPAAPAPAPAPAALVAPVAPVAPVAAAATAAPAAVATSTSNTTSTTTNTTTSTTTTTTTTTTAAADPAAPAPTAAPAPAADPAAAAATSTSSSTTTSTTTSTSTTTTTTSSTNNIIILFVSL; this is translated from the coding sequence atggggtctaatatacccttatttctatatatacccttatttctaatAGTCATTACTACTGCTGCTCCTGCTGCTCCTCCTGCTGCTGCTATTGCTCCTGTTGCTCCTGCTGCTGCTGCTCCTGCTGCTCctcctgctgctgctgctgctgctcctGCTGCTGCTGCTCCTGCTGCTGCTGCTCCTCCTGCTGCTGCTACTGCTCCTGCTCCTGCTCCTGCTCCTGCTGCTCCTGCTCCTGCTCCTGCTCCTGCCGCTCTTGTTGCTCCTGTTGCTCCTGTTGCtcctgttgctgctgctgctactGCTGCTCCTGCTGCTGTTGCTACTAGTACTAGTAATACTACTAGTACTACTACTAATACTACTACtagtactactactactactactactactactactgctGCTGCTGATCCTGCTGCTCCTGCTCCTACTGCTGCTCCTGCTCCTGCTGCTGAtcctgctgctgctgctgctactAGTACTAGTAGTAGTACTACTACTAGTACTACTACTAGTACtagtactactactactactactagtaGTACTAATAATATTATTATCCTATTCGTATctttataa